One genomic segment of uncultured Fibrobacter sp. includes these proteins:
- a CDS encoding PIN domain-containing protein, with the protein MNKALEKSRVLFLDTGAVVRLLQMHPDYYPVVSSVLDFAYENNLTVLVSNVTLFEISKKAFAAGEGLLSRQYREFFEHSRNVKACDVTGEIAVKAAEFAAKNLSTEESMRLATAYVCGADCILTDCVAFRDMTDIPVVTLDEVE; encoded by the coding sequence ATGAATAAGGCGCTTGAAAAGTCGAGAGTCCTCTTTCTGGATACAGGCGCGGTCGTGCGCTTGCTGCAGATGCACCCGGATTACTATCCGGTCGTGTCTTCTGTTCTTGACTTTGCCTACGAAAACAATTTGACGGTTCTCGTTTCAAACGTTACCTTGTTTGAAATATCCAAGAAGGCTTTTGCCGCGGGCGAAGGTTTGCTGTCTCGTCAGTACCGCGAATTCTTTGAACATTCCCGCAATGTCAAGGCCTGCGATGTCACGGGCGAGATAGCCGTGAAGGCGGCTGAGTTTGCGGCTAAGAATCTTTCGACTGAAGAATCCATGCGCTTGGCGACTGCTTACGTTTGCGGTGCCGACTGCATTTTGACGGACTGCGTTGCCTTCCGCGACATGACCGATATTCCGGTTGTTACGCTCGACGAAGTTGAATAG
- a CDS encoding YraN family protein translates to MENNKPKGNYIEALASAYLSREGYQIIARNYAYMGGELDIVARDGETLVFVEVKSVWNNQQGNPAARVNALKQKKIWKTACHFLATQKEHAPKGFDTPCRFDVLTARVYQKPLQFAHYKNAFEGTQVIPQV, encoded by the coding sequence ATGGAAAACAACAAGCCCAAGGGCAACTACATCGAAGCACTTGCCTCAGCCTATTTAAGCCGCGAAGGCTACCAGATTATCGCACGCAATTACGCCTACATGGGTGGCGAATTGGACATTGTCGCCCGCGACGGAGAAACACTCGTATTTGTAGAAGTCAAATCCGTATGGAACAACCAGCAAGGGAATCCGGCCGCCCGCGTAAACGCCCTAAAGCAAAAGAAAATCTGGAAGACCGCATGTCATTTTCTAGCCACACAGAAAGAGCATGCGCCCAAAGGATTTGACACGCCTTGCCGATTTGATGTGTTGACCGCGAGAGTCTACCAAAAGCCGCTTCAGTTTGCGCATTACAAGAATGCCTTCGAAGGAACGCAAGTCATTCCGCAAGTATAA